The Myxococcota bacterium genome has a segment encoding these proteins:
- a CDS encoding MMPL family transporter: MAEAPLTHARDSWTLRMARVIVRHRGIVATLLLLSTGFFAYPIANAILAAMGSPLPGPQIRIDTEARAQWPDHPYIHAQDKFSGIFGGSSAVFIALTVDEGTIFTPETIAKIKRITDRLDGEGYDSKSDERDELREQLEEANPDIEPKELLKELDRRFPQYPVNHYQVQSLTHHTTRVVQIEADGDIKSETLIQKLPETQEEADEIGEVVRQNPPFIYGRLVSHDEKGALMMAGFVTDRLNTRETFSAVFDHVQKIKADEEDANHHVYVSGVPILTGWIFIHAYEIGLFVVLTISAIFLLLWLYFRRWHGVLIPAVAALATVIWGLGFTGWVGITFDPLILVIPTIITARAISHTVQMAERFFEDYETMLPQIGDPDRAKVEVATVAMGELIVPGTLGIITDVAGLLMILVTSIPQMRDLGIFGAFWVASIIITVEVLHPVLICFLPAPTEHEHFLPGFMVRFTRFVGYITTHPTYKWVIAGITVFLFVSSTYIALFYSKIGEASPGTPLLFPDHEWNRATAEIADRFGGIDTIVVYADGDKKDASGDAQPILRMEQFERWMRRYTDVGGTLSLVPILQSLWQQNHYGDPKWAFVPNDQATVRQQIFQLRQNSAPGFLRPYLTDDSRHSNIAFFYEDHKGDTIVKATRAAEEFIRRNPIGEVIVRLDKDKAAKDASFTDYDKMADWLYYMLGPVLPSPRNHTLNVRIRNDDGTYADQQIHSVTKEEDLPDWIEDFQVAAQEDFVDTRDSLEEDEVFTWPESLEDWELGDVDAWWESEEHGIRAVALNVDQLIVHDTKAVDSVPRYQPTNSWTRGVQFVMAGGIMGILAAINDEVERSHVANIALILLVIFVLHSVTYQSVSSGSIILLQISTATMLSLAYMAVAGLGLNINTLPVQSVGVGIGVDYAIYIVDRIRQEVVDTEDIDEAVRRAVRTTGMAVSFTATTIVGGIVLWTFSHLRFQADMAWLLTILMVINMLGAITVVPAFYSILRPKVATALLTDEQRAALALQREAERRKGLLDD; the protein is encoded by the coding sequence ATGGCCGAAGCCCCTCTCACGCACGCGCGCGACTCCTGGACGCTCCGAATGGCGCGCGTGATCGTGCGCCACCGCGGGATCGTCGCGACGCTGCTGCTGCTCTCCACCGGCTTCTTCGCATACCCGATCGCGAACGCGATCCTGGCGGCGATGGGCTCACCGCTGCCGGGCCCGCAGATCCGCATCGACACCGAAGCGCGCGCGCAGTGGCCCGACCACCCGTACATCCACGCGCAGGACAAGTTCTCGGGAATCTTCGGCGGCAGCTCGGCGGTGTTCATCGCGCTCACGGTCGACGAGGGCACGATCTTCACGCCGGAGACGATCGCGAAGATCAAGCGCATCACCGATCGGCTCGACGGCGAGGGCTACGACAGCAAGAGCGACGAGCGCGACGAGCTGCGCGAGCAGCTCGAGGAGGCGAACCCGGACATCGAGCCGAAGGAGCTGCTCAAGGAGCTCGATCGCCGCTTCCCGCAGTACCCCGTCAACCACTACCAGGTGCAGTCGCTCACGCACCACACGACGCGCGTCGTCCAGATCGAGGCCGACGGCGACATCAAGAGCGAGACGCTGATCCAGAAGCTCCCCGAGACCCAGGAGGAGGCGGACGAGATCGGCGAGGTGGTGCGGCAGAACCCGCCGTTCATCTACGGGCGCCTCGTCTCGCACGACGAGAAGGGCGCGCTGATGATGGCCGGCTTCGTCACCGACCGGCTCAACACGCGCGAGACGTTCTCGGCCGTCTTCGATCACGTGCAGAAGATCAAGGCGGACGAGGAGGACGCGAACCACCACGTCTACGTCAGCGGCGTCCCCATCCTGACGGGGTGGATCTTCATCCACGCCTACGAGATCGGGCTCTTCGTCGTCCTGACGATCTCGGCGATCTTCCTCCTGCTCTGGCTCTACTTCCGCCGCTGGCACGGCGTGCTGATCCCGGCCGTCGCGGCCCTCGCCACCGTGATCTGGGGGCTCGGCTTCACGGGCTGGGTCGGCATCACGTTCGACCCGCTGATCCTCGTGATCCCGACGATCATCACGGCGCGCGCGATCTCGCACACGGTGCAGATGGCCGAGCGCTTCTTCGAAGACTACGAGACGATGCTGCCGCAGATCGGCGACCCGGATCGCGCGAAGGTCGAGGTCGCGACGGTCGCGATGGGCGAGCTGATCGTGCCGGGCACGCTCGGCATCATCACCGACGTCGCCGGCCTGCTGATGATCCTCGTGACGTCGATTCCGCAGATGCGCGACCTGGGCATCTTCGGCGCATTCTGGGTGGCCTCGATCATCATCACGGTCGAGGTCCTGCACCCGGTCCTGATCTGCTTCCTGCCGGCGCCGACCGAGCACGAGCACTTCCTGCCCGGCTTCATGGTCCGCTTCACGCGGTTCGTCGGCTACATCACGACGCACCCGACGTACAAGTGGGTGATCGCGGGCATCACCGTCTTCCTGTTCGTGTCGTCGACCTACATCGCGCTCTTCTACTCGAAGATCGGCGAGGCGAGCCCGGGCACGCCGCTGCTCTTCCCCGACCACGAGTGGAACCGCGCGACGGCCGAGATCGCGGACCGCTTCGGCGGCATCGACACGATCGTCGTGTACGCGGACGGCGACAAGAAGGACGCGAGCGGCGACGCGCAGCCGATCCTGCGCATGGAGCAGTTCGAGCGCTGGATGCGCCGCTACACGGACGTCGGCGGCACGCTCTCGCTCGTGCCCATCCTCCAGTCGCTCTGGCAGCAGAACCACTACGGCGACCCGAAGTGGGCCTTCGTGCCGAACGACCAGGCCACCGTGCGCCAGCAGATCTTCCAGCTGCGCCAGAACAGCGCGCCCGGCTTCCTGCGGCCCTACCTCACCGACGACAGCCGGCACTCGAACATCGCCTTCTTCTACGAGGACCACAAAGGCGACACGATCGTGAAGGCGACGCGCGCGGCGGAGGAGTTCATCCGCCGCAATCCGATCGGCGAGGTGATCGTGCGCCTCGACAAGGACAAGGCCGCGAAGGACGCGTCGTTCACCGACTACGACAAGATGGCCGACTGGCTCTACTACATGCTCGGCCCCGTCCTCCCCTCGCCGCGCAACCACACGCTGAACGTGCGCATCCGCAACGACGACGGCACCTACGCCGACCAGCAGATCCACTCGGTCACGAAGGAGGAGGACCTCCCCGACTGGATCGAGGACTTCCAGGTCGCCGCGCAGGAGGACTTCGTCGACACGCGCGACTCGCTCGAGGAGGACGAGGTCTTCACGTGGCCCGAGAGCCTCGAGGACTGGGAGCTCGGCGACGTCGACGCGTGGTGGGAGAGCGAGGAGCACGGCATCCGCGCCGTCGCGCTGAACGTCGACCAGCTGATCGTGCACGACACGAAGGCGGTCGACAGCGTGCCCCGCTACCAGCCCACGAACTCGTGGACGCGCGGCGTCCAGTTCGTGATGGCAGGCGGCATCATGGGCATCCTGGCGGCGATCAACGACGAGGTGGAGCGCTCGCACGTCGCGAACATCGCGCTGATCCTGCTCGTGATCTTCGTGCTGCACTCCGTCACGTACCAGTCCGTGTCGAGCGGCTCGATCATCCTGCTGCAGATCTCGACCGCGACGATGCTCTCGCTCGCCTACATGGCGGTCGCGGGGCTCGGCCTCAACATCAACACGCTGCCCGTGCAGTCCGTCGGCGTCGGCATCGGCGTCGACTACGCGATCTACATCGTCGACCGCATACGCCAGGAGGTCGTCGACACGGAGGACATCGACGAAGCCGTCCGTCGCGCCGTGCGCACGACGGGCATGGCCGTGTCGTTCACCGCCACGACGATCGTGGGCGGGATCGTGCTCTGGACGTTCTCGCACCTGCGCTTCCAGGCCGACATGGCGTGGCTGCTCACCATCCTGATGGTGATCAACATGCTGGGCGCCATCACGGTCGTGCCGGCGTTCTACTCGATCCTGCGGCCGAAGGTCGCGACGGCGCTGCTGACCGACGAGCAGCGCGCGGCGCTGGCGCTCCAGCGCGAGGCCGAGCGCCGCAAGGGCCTGCTCGACGACTGA
- a CDS encoding NYN domain-containing protein: protein MQRLSPAPHRPRVLVSALVELGEAAGVVLAVVAFGLGLALWLGPARLSGAAYPAPAMTPSDSSSGSLPPSLSAGAPSPAEPAVEEWLVDGFNLLHAVLLGGEERSSWWTAAARERVLVAVEEATRAEPCAAADVTPGGARAPDGAVREGGASDGPPSAASVWVVFDGSRSPAAAPSTPGTESVAAGGRLQSVFAPSADDWLVRRVKQARDPARVVVVTADRKLANRARHHGARVLSPREFLARKA from the coding sequence ATGCAGCGCCTCTCCCCGGCACCCCACCGGCCCCGCGTCCTCGTCTCCGCGCTGGTCGAGCTCGGCGAGGCGGCGGGCGTCGTGCTCGCCGTCGTCGCGTTCGGGCTCGGCCTCGCTCTGTGGCTCGGGCCGGCCCGCCTCTCGGGCGCTGCGTATCCTGCTCCTGCGATGACGCCTTCCGACTCCTCGTCCGGCTCCCTGCCCCCGTCCCTGTCCGCCGGCGCTCCGTCCCCCGCGGAGCCGGCCGTCGAAGAGTGGCTCGTCGACGGCTTCAACCTGCTCCACGCCGTGCTCCTGGGCGGCGAGGAGCGGTCGAGCTGGTGGACGGCCGCGGCGCGCGAGCGCGTGCTCGTCGCCGTGGAGGAGGCGACCCGGGCCGAGCCGTGCGCCGCCGCCGACGTCACCCCCGGCGGCGCGCGGGCGCCCGACGGCGCCGTCCGCGAGGGCGGCGCGTCGGACGGGCCGCCCTCGGCGGCCTCGGTCTGGGTCGTGTTCGACGGCAGTCGGTCGCCGGCGGCGGCGCCTTCTACACCCGGTACGGAGAGCGTCGCGGCCGGCGGCCGGCTGCAGAGCGTGTTCGCGCCGTCGGCCGACGACTGGCTCGTGCGGCGCGTGAAGCAGGCGCGCGACCCGGCGCGCGTCGTCGTCGTCACCGCCGATCGCAAGCTGGCGAACCGCGCGCGCCATCACGGCGCGCGCGTGCTCTCGCCGCGCGAGTTCCTCGCGCGGAAGGCCTAG
- a CDS encoding carbon-nitrogen hydrolase, which translates to MASPTAQRATPRSPVVRVGLVQMRCVDDADANLAKALDGIADAARRGAKLVCLQELFRNPYPCQDEDPDRFDWAEPVPGPSTEALGKAAAEHGVAIVASLFERRAPGLYHNTAALLDETGAVRARYRKLHIPDDPLYYEKFYFAPGDLGIPVERLAGAPVATLVCWDQWYPEGARLAALGGAQILFYPTAIGWQHDVGGEVDTAQHAAWETMQRSHAIANGVFVVAVNRTGEERLPGSDAGIRFWGQSFVADPFGRVIAKAPADEEAVLVVECDLALVERTRRDWPFLRDRRIDVYADLAKRFRDD; encoded by the coding sequence ATGGCGTCCCCCACTGCGCAGCGCGCGACCCCGCGCTCCCCGGTCGTCCGCGTCGGTCTCGTCCAGATGCGCTGCGTCGACGACGCGGACGCGAACCTCGCGAAGGCGCTCGACGGCATCGCCGACGCCGCGCGCCGCGGCGCGAAGCTCGTCTGCCTGCAGGAGCTCTTCCGCAATCCCTATCCCTGTCAGGACGAGGACCCCGACCGCTTCGACTGGGCCGAGCCCGTCCCGGGCCCGAGCACCGAGGCGCTCGGCAAGGCGGCCGCCGAGCACGGCGTCGCCATCGTGGCGTCGCTCTTCGAGCGGCGCGCGCCCGGCCTCTACCACAACACGGCCGCGCTGCTCGACGAGACGGGCGCGGTGCGCGCGCGCTACCGCAAGCTCCACATCCCCGACGACCCGCTCTACTACGAGAAGTTCTACTTCGCGCCCGGCGACCTCGGCATTCCCGTCGAGCGGCTCGCGGGCGCGCCGGTCGCGACGCTCGTGTGCTGGGACCAGTGGTACCCGGAAGGCGCGCGGCTCGCGGCGCTCGGCGGCGCGCAGATCCTCTTCTACCCGACGGCGATCGGCTGGCAGCACGACGTCGGCGGCGAGGTCGACACGGCGCAGCACGCGGCGTGGGAGACCATGCAGCGCTCGCACGCGATCGCGAACGGCGTGTTCGTCGTCGCGGTGAACCGCACTGGCGAGGAGCGCCTGCCCGGCAGCGACGCCGGCATCCGCTTCTGGGGGCAGTCGTTCGTCGCCGATCCGTTCGGCCGCGTGATCGCGAAGGCGCCGGCCGACGAGGAGGCCGTGCTCGTCGTCGAGTGCGACCTCGCGCTCGTCGAGCGGACGCGCCGCGACTGGCCCTTCCTGCGCGACCGCCGCATCGACGTCTACGCCGATCTCGCGAAGCGCTTCCGTGACGACTGA
- a CDS encoding agmatine deiminase family protein, whose protein sequence is MTTDEARPARSGYRWPAEWEEHVATWLTWPHARTTWPGEGRLERVERAYVAMVEALSGRERVRIVVDGAAREERARGALRAAGVDADRGIEFVAAPTDDSWIRDCGPIFLCARDAASAGGRPARLALDFGFNAWGGKYPPFDRDDALARRVARAAGVECATIDAVLEGGSVDGNGAGTVLTTEACLLHANRGPVRGGPRTRESVEALLGDCLGAERVLWLGDGIVGDDTDGHVDDIARFVGPHTVVATVEPDVSDPNHAPLAENLRRLASMRTADDKPIDVVELPMPAPLRLDGERLPASHANFLLANGVALVPVFGGASDARALAVLRECLPGRDVVGIPANDLVVGLGAVHCLSQQEPR, encoded by the coding sequence GTGACGACTGACGAAGCGCGGCCCGCGCGAAGCGGATACCGCTGGCCCGCAGAATGGGAGGAGCACGTCGCCACGTGGCTCACGTGGCCGCACGCGCGCACCACCTGGCCCGGCGAAGGGCGGCTCGAGCGCGTCGAGCGCGCCTATGTCGCGATGGTCGAGGCGCTCTCGGGACGCGAGCGCGTGCGCATCGTCGTCGACGGCGCCGCGCGCGAGGAGCGCGCGCGTGGCGCGCTGCGCGCCGCGGGCGTCGACGCCGACCGCGGCATCGAGTTCGTCGCGGCGCCGACCGACGACAGCTGGATCCGCGACTGCGGCCCCATCTTCCTGTGCGCGCGCGACGCCGCGTCGGCGGGGGGGCGCCCGGCGCGACTCGCGCTCGACTTCGGCTTCAACGCATGGGGCGGCAAGTATCCGCCCTTCGATCGCGACGACGCGCTCGCGCGTCGCGTCGCGCGCGCCGCGGGCGTCGAGTGCGCGACGATCGACGCCGTGCTCGAGGGCGGCTCCGTCGACGGCAACGGCGCCGGCACCGTGCTGACGACCGAGGCCTGCCTGCTGCACGCGAACCGCGGGCCGGTGCGCGGCGGGCCGCGCACGCGCGAGAGCGTCGAGGCCCTGCTCGGCGACTGCCTGGGTGCCGAGCGCGTGCTCTGGCTCGGCGACGGCATCGTCGGCGACGACACGGACGGGCACGTCGACGACATCGCGCGCTTCGTCGGCCCGCACACCGTCGTCGCCACCGTCGAGCCGGATGTCTCCGACCCGAACCACGCGCCGCTCGCGGAGAACCTGCGCCGCCTCGCGTCGATGCGCACCGCCGACGACAAGCCGATCGACGTCGTCGAGCTGCCGATGCCCGCGCCGCTCCGGCTCGACGGCGAGCGGCTGCCGGCGAGCCACGCGAACTTCCTGCTCGCGAACGGCGTGGCGCTCGTGCCCGTCTTCGGCGGCGCGAGCGACGCGCGCGCGCTCGCGGTCCTCCGCGAGTGCCTGCCGGGCCGCGACGTCGTCGGCATCCCGGCGAACGACCTCGTCGTCGGCCTCGGCGCCGTGCACTGCCTCTCGCAACAGGAGCCGCGCTAG
- a CDS encoding FAD-binding protein, with translation MVEVFRHDVIIVGGGGAGLRAAIAVAEADPSLSCAVVSKVYPMRSHTVSAEGGSAAVARDDDSLEMHGYDTVKGSDFLGDQDVIQYFVEQAPKELSQLERWGCPFSRNEDGTVATRAFGGMTTKRTWYAADKIGFHMLHTLFQTSMKYDSVVRYDEHFVTKLLVENGAAQGVVALDIRTGDVKVILGRAVIVTTGGGGKIFPFTTNGMIKTGDGMALAYRAGVALKDMEFVQYHPTGLPGTGILITEATRGEGGHLKNSKGERFLVEYDYGVGTKAELGPRDMISRAIVQEIQAGRGLDGPYGQYVNLDLTHLGEEKLSTRLPFVLELSRTYVGVDPVKQPIPIRPVVHYMMGGIDTDITAGTSMPGLYAAGEAACGSLNGANRLGSNSLTECLVFGARAGVEAVRYLRGAPAANEASLRAQGDEEANRIANLRGRQKGGERISQVRRELNKAMEEGCGVYRNQESMQATVRAVAQLRGRVSDLKLEDTSRVFNTELIAALELVNMVDVAEAVAVSAAHRKESRGAHTCSDFPTRDDVNYLYHTLCYFDPAGPRLDRKAVTLGKWEPEERKY, from the coding sequence GTGGTCGAGGTGTTTCGGCACGACGTGATCATCGTCGGCGGTGGCGGCGCGGGACTTCGCGCCGCCATTGCCGTTGCAGAGGCCGACCCGAGCCTCTCGTGCGCCGTCGTCTCCAAGGTCTATCCGATGCGCAGCCACACGGTCTCGGCCGAGGGCGGCAGCGCGGCGGTGGCCCGCGACGACGACAGCCTCGAGATGCACGGCTACGACACCGTGAAGGGGTCGGACTTCCTCGGTGATCAGGACGTCATCCAGTATTTCGTCGAGCAGGCGCCGAAGGAGCTCTCGCAGCTCGAGCGGTGGGGCTGCCCGTTCAGCCGCAACGAGGACGGAACCGTCGCCACGCGCGCCTTCGGCGGCATGACGACGAAGCGCACGTGGTATGCGGCCGACAAGATCGGCTTCCACATGCTGCACACGCTGTTCCAGACCTCGATGAAGTACGACTCGGTCGTCCGCTACGACGAGCACTTCGTCACGAAGCTCCTGGTCGAGAACGGCGCCGCGCAGGGCGTCGTGGCGCTCGACATCCGCACGGGCGACGTGAAGGTCATCCTCGGGCGCGCGGTGATCGTGACGACCGGCGGCGGCGGGAAGATCTTCCCGTTCACGACGAACGGCATGATCAAGACGGGCGACGGCATGGCGCTCGCCTATCGCGCCGGCGTCGCGCTCAAGGACATGGAGTTCGTCCAGTACCACCCGACGGGCCTGCCGGGCACGGGCATCCTCATCACGGAGGCCACGCGCGGCGAGGGCGGGCACCTCAAGAACAGCAAGGGCGAGCGCTTCCTCGTCGAGTACGACTACGGCGTCGGCACCAAGGCCGAGCTCGGCCCGCGCGACATGATCTCGCGCGCGATCGTGCAGGAGATCCAGGCCGGGCGCGGCCTCGACGGCCCGTACGGCCAGTACGTGAACCTCGACCTCACGCACCTCGGCGAGGAGAAGCTGTCGACGCGCCTGCCGTTCGTGCTCGAGCTCTCGCGCACGTACGTCGGCGTCGACCCGGTGAAGCAGCCGATCCCGATCCGCCCCGTCGTCCACTACATGATGGGCGGCATCGACACCGACATCACGGCGGGCACGTCGATGCCGGGTCTGTACGCGGCGGGCGAGGCGGCGTGCGGCTCGCTCAACGGCGCGAACCGGCTCGGGTCGAACTCGCTGACGGAGTGCCTCGTGTTCGGCGCGCGCGCCGGCGTCGAGGCCGTCCGCTACCTGCGCGGCGCGCCGGCGGCGAACGAGGCGAGCCTGCGCGCGCAGGGCGACGAGGAGGCGAACCGCATCGCCAACCTGCGCGGCCGGCAGAAGGGCGGCGAGCGCATCTCGCAGGTGCGCCGCGAGCTCAACAAGGCGATGGAGGAGGGCTGCGGCGTCTACCGCAACCAGGAGTCGATGCAGGCCACGGTGCGCGCCGTCGCGCAGCTGCGCGGTCGCGTCTCCGACCTCAAGCTCGAGGACACGTCGCGCGTGTTCAACACCGAGCTGATCGCGGCGCTCGAGCTCGTCAACATGGTCGACGTCGCCGAGGCGGTGGCCGTCTCGGCCGCGCACCGCAAGGAGTCGCGCGGCGCGCACACGTGCAGCGACTTCCCGACGCGCGACGACGTGAACTACCTCTACCACACGCTCTGCTACTTCGATCCGGCCGGGCCGCGCCTCGACAGGAAGGCCGTCACGCTGGGCAAGTGGGAGCCCGAGGAGCGGAAGTACTGA
- the sdhB gene encoding succinate dehydrogenase iron-sulfur subunit: MADGAQTRKRKFVITRFDPDVDQVPKTQEYEIPCQSDWKVLDAINFIKDEVDPSISHRWSCRMAVCGSCGMMVNGEPKLTCKTSLDHYGDTVEIEPLANFPIVKDLVVELEGFMDKFKAVKPWIVAAKDEAAMKAASTMKEGTYRQSTEELMAFKQFSMCINCMLCYAACPVVANEPDFLGPAAIALGHRYNMDTRDGGQHERNEVFRGPGTVFSCSYANECSEVCPKGVDPAAAVNQAKFNAVIDWATGFVVPRGGAK, from the coding sequence ATGGCCGACGGTGCGCAGACACGGAAGCGGAAGTTCGTCATCACGCGCTTCGACCCGGACGTCGACCAGGTGCCGAAGACGCAGGAGTACGAGATCCCCTGCCAGTCGGACTGGAAGGTCCTCGACGCCATCAACTTCATCAAGGACGAGGTCGACCCGTCGATCTCGCACCGCTGGTCGTGTCGCATGGCCGTGTGCGGCAGCTGCGGGATGATGGTGAACGGCGAGCCCAAGCTCACGTGCAAGACGTCGCTCGACCACTACGGCGACACCGTCGAGATCGAGCCGCTCGCGAACTTCCCCATCGTGAAGGATCTCGTCGTCGAGCTCGAAGGCTTCATGGACAAGTTCAAGGCCGTGAAGCCGTGGATCGTCGCGGCGAAGGACGAGGCCGCCATGAAGGCCGCGTCCACGATGAAGGAAGGCACGTACCGCCAGAGCACCGAGGAGCTCATGGCGTTCAAGCAGTTCAGCATGTGCATCAACTGCATGCTGTGTTATGCGGCGTGCCCGGTGGTCGCGAACGAGCCCGACTTCCTCGGGCCGGCCGCCATCGCGCTCGGCCACCGCTACAACATGGACACGCGCGACGGCGGGCAGCACGAGCGCAACGAGGTGTTCCGCGGGCCGGGCACCGTGTTCTCGTGCTCGTACGCGAACGAGTGCAGCGAGGTGTGCCCGAAGGGCGTCGACCCGGCGGCCGCCGTCAACCAGGCCAAGTTCAACGCCGTGATCGACTGGGCGACGGGCTTCGTCGTGCCGCGCGGGGGGGCGAAGTGA
- the frdD gene encoding fumarate reductase subunit FrdD yields the protein MSHSNHPLLKLEPLIWFLFGQGIMIGSMLLTGWLLVVGILAPLGVVAPLGWEHAHAMASHPVGRIVLVGILALPLWKGAHHVRHFFIDRGHAEQDGLIGSLAYLVATAGSVAAVLAVVRL from the coding sequence ATGAGCCACTCGAATCACCCGCTCCTCAAGCTCGAGCCGCTGATCTGGTTCCTGTTCGGCCAGGGCATCATGATCGGGTCGATGCTGCTGACGGGCTGGCTGCTGGTCGTCGGCATCCTCGCGCCGCTCGGCGTGGTCGCGCCGCTCGGCTGGGAGCACGCGCACGCGATGGCGTCGCATCCCGTCGGACGCATCGTGCTCGTCGGCATCCTCGCGCTCCCGCTCTGGAAGGGCGCCCACCACGTGCGCCACTTCTTCATCGATCGCGGGCACGCGGAGCAGGACGGGCTGATCGGCTCGCTCGCCTACCTCGTCGCGACGGCGGGCTCGGTGGCGGCCGTGCTCGCGGTGGTGCGGCTGTAG
- a CDS encoding CoA transferase, producing the protein MRVLDLTRVVAGPYATALLADLGADVVKVEHPRTGDDYRAGPAPPGETSLSFQNTNRGKRSITLDVRTEEGRELFLRLAERADVVVENFRAGWMERRGLGPAAIQARSPRCIVASLSGFGQTGPYAGRASYDVVAQATGGLMAMTGWPDGPPTRGGGALGDYVGALFLALGIAAALVDRERTGRARVLDLSNQDAIFALTDSMPTLAAGIGAATERLGNDHPFATPYGAFEARDGWIVIATASNRLFRALCAGIGRPELASDERFRRHDARARHREELHAVFRAWVAERTVDEVLQALGPDGADVPVARVERPEELVRDPQLVARGMIERHPHPTLGEILFTASPLRFTDAAPRARALAPELGCDGDDVYAELGLDAEALRGLRERGVV; encoded by the coding sequence ATCCGCGTCCTCGACCTGACGCGCGTCGTCGCGGGGCCGTACGCGACGGCGCTGCTCGCCGACCTCGGCGCCGACGTCGTGAAGGTCGAGCACCCGCGCACGGGCGACGACTACCGCGCCGGCCCCGCGCCGCCCGGCGAGACGTCGCTCTCGTTCCAGAACACGAACCGCGGCAAGCGCTCCATCACGCTCGACGTGCGGACGGAGGAGGGGCGCGAGCTCTTCCTGCGGCTCGCCGAGCGCGCGGACGTCGTGGTCGAGAACTTCCGCGCCGGCTGGATGGAGCGCCGCGGCCTCGGCCCCGCCGCGATCCAGGCGCGCAGCCCGCGCTGCATCGTCGCCTCGCTCTCGGGCTTCGGGCAGACGGGGCCGTACGCCGGCCGCGCGTCCTACGACGTCGTCGCGCAGGCGACGGGCGGGCTCATGGCGATGACGGGCTGGCCGGACGGGCCGCCGACGCGCGGCGGCGGCGCGCTCGGCGACTACGTCGGCGCGCTCTTCCTCGCGCTCGGCATCGCGGCGGCGCTCGTCGACCGCGAGCGCACCGGACGCGCGCGCGTGCTCGACCTCTCGAACCAGGACGCGATCTTCGCGCTCACCGACTCGATGCCGACGCTCGCCGCCGGCATCGGCGCCGCGACCGAGCGCCTCGGCAACGACCACCCGTTCGCGACGCCGTACGGCGCGTTCGAGGCGCGCGACGGCTGGATCGTGATCGCGACCGCGAGCAACCGCCTGTTCCGCGCGCTGTGCGCGGGCATCGGCCGCCCCGAGCTCGCGAGCGACGAGCGCTTCCGCCGCCACGACGCGCGCGCACGCCACCGCGAGGAGCTGCACGCGGTCTTCCGCGCGTGGGTGGCGGAGCGCACGGTCGACGAGGTGCTGCAGGCGCTCGGGCCGGACGGCGCCGACGTGCCCGTCGCGCGCGTCGAGCGCCCCGAGGAGCTCGTGCGCGACCCGCAGCTCGTCGCGCGCGGCATGATCGAGCGCCACCCGCACCCGACGCTCGGCGAGATCCTGTTCACCGCGAGCCCGCTGCGCTTCACCGATGCCGCGCCGCGAGCGCGCGCGCTCGCGCCGGAGCTCGGCTGCGACGGCGACGACGTCTACGCCGAGCTCGGCCTCGATGCGGAAGCGCTCCGCGGCCTGCGCGAGCGCGGGGTCGTCTGA